A region from the Clostridium beijerinckii genome encodes:
- a CDS encoding IclR family transcriptional regulator, with protein sequence MQELVQSVDRALCILETLADYENGLGIAEISEKANLHKSTVYRLLNTLICKEYVFQDLSTNKYLLTFKLFELGNKKIEKMNLGSVAQPYLRELMNKTDEVVHLAVREENEIIYITKVEPKKSIIMYTRIGMRKPMYCTAMGKAIMAELTEEEVQNIWNQSDIKSYTDSTIVNLSELKNNLKDIRLKGYALDNQEVENGIICMGALIKDYNSKICGAISVSGSIMSFTENRINDISIALLECSNKISKELGYKN encoded by the coding sequence ATGCAAGAATTAGTTCAATCAGTAGATAGAGCACTTTGTATTTTGGAGACATTAGCTGATTATGAGAATGGATTGGGAATTGCTGAAATTAGTGAAAAGGCCAATTTACATAAAAGTACAGTATATAGACTTCTAAATACATTAATATGTAAAGAATATGTATTTCAAGATTTAAGTACAAACAAATATCTTTTAACTTTTAAATTATTTGAATTGGGGAACAAGAAAATTGAAAAGATGAATTTGGGATCAGTTGCTCAACCTTATTTGAGGGAATTAATGAACAAAACTGACGAAGTAGTTCATTTAGCAGTTAGAGAAGAAAATGAAATAATTTATATTACTAAAGTGGAACCTAAAAAATCTATAATTATGTATACTCGTATAGGAATGAGAAAACCAATGTATTGTACAGCTATGGGGAAAGCTATAATGGCAGAATTAACTGAAGAAGAAGTACAAAATATATGGAATCAAAGTGATATAAAAAGTTATACAGATAGTACTATAGTAAATTTAAGTGAATTAAAGAATAACTTAAAAGATATAAGATTAAAAGGCTATGCTTTAGACAATCAGGAAGTTGAAAATGGAATAATATGTATGGGCGCTTTGATTAAGGATTATAATAGTAAAATATGTGGAGCGATAAGTGTTTCAGGATCTATTATGAGTTTTACTGAAAATAGAATAAATGATATTTCAATAGCACTTTTAGAGTGTTCAAACAAAATATCAAAAGAACTAGGGTATAAAAATTAA
- a CDS encoding YhcH/YjgK/YiaL family protein gives MILDKLENQNLYVNVNSKLKKAFEFLSKNNLDQLTDGRYEIDSDNVYALVQSYATNKEDNNKWESHQKYIDIQYIVKGNETIIWAPIDQLTIVEEYSEERDVTFYKESIYSSKLNLKDNCFCIFFPEDGHKPGCIFDETMKIKKIVVKIKL, from the coding sequence ATGATTTTAGATAAATTAGAAAATCAAAATTTATATGTGAACGTTAACAGTAAACTCAAAAAAGCTTTTGAGTTTTTATCAAAAAATAATTTAGATCAACTTACAGATGGTAGATATGAAATAGATTCTGATAATGTGTATGCACTAGTACAATCTTATGCTACAAATAAGGAAGATAACAATAAATGGGAATCACATCAAAAATATATAGATATTCAATACATTGTTAAAGGTAATGAAACTATTATATGGGCACCAATAGATCAATTAACTATAGTAGAAGAGTATTCAGAAGAAAGAGATGTGACTTTTTACAAAGAAAGCATTTATTCATCAAAATTAAATTTAAAAGATAATTGCTTCTGTATATTTTTCCCTGAGGATGGTCATAAACCAGGTTGCATTTTTGATGAGACAATGAAAATAAAAAAAATAGTTGTCAAAATTAAATTATAG
- a CDS encoding 5-dehydro-4-deoxy-D-glucuronate isomerase, protein METRYANHPDDSKKYDTEELRKNYLQEKIFEADKISLTYSHVDRIIFGGAMPVEEKLSLKAAEELRADYFLQRREMGAINVGGSGAIILDGKEYKLDKYEGIYIGMGTKEIQFVSSDKNNPAKFYMNSVPAHTTYPTIKIDRSKAISAELGSLETMNKRTIYKFIHPLVCETCQLSMGLTMLNEGSGWNSMPCHTHERRMEVYFYFDLPEDQRVFHLMGQPQETRHIVMANEQAVISPSWSIHSGIGTSNYTFIWGMCGENKDFDDMDDIETKDLR, encoded by the coding sequence ATGGAAACAAGATATGCAAATCATCCAGACGATTCAAAAAAATATGATACTGAAGAATTAAGGAAAAATTATTTACAGGAGAAAATATTTGAGGCAGATAAAATAAGTCTAACTTATAGTCATGTTGATAGAATAATATTTGGTGGAGCAATGCCTGTAGAAGAAAAACTTTCTTTAAAAGCAGCTGAAGAGCTAAGAGCAGATTATTTTTTACAAAGAAGAGAAATGGGAGCTATTAATGTAGGTGGATCAGGAGCTATTATTCTAGATGGAAAAGAATATAAACTAGATAAATACGAAGGTATATATATAGGTATGGGTACAAAAGAAATACAATTTGTTTCATCTGATAAAAATAATCCTGCAAAATTTTACATGAATTCTGTTCCTGCTCATACAACATATCCAACAATTAAGATAGATAGGAGTAAAGCAATAAGTGCAGAGTTAGGTAGTTTAGAGACTATGAATAAACGTACAATATATAAATTTATTCATCCACTAGTTTGTGAAACTTGTCAGTTATCTATGGGTCTTACTATGTTAAATGAAGGAAGTGGCTGGAACAGTATGCCTTGTCATACACATGAAAGAAGAATGGAAGTATATTTCTATTTTGATTTACCAGAAGATCAAAGAGTATTTCATCTAATGGGACAACCTCAAGAAACAAGACATATAGTAATGGCTAATGAACAGGCAGTAATATCACCAAGTTGGTCAATTCATTCTGGAATTGGAACAAGTAATTATACTTTTATATGGGGAATGTGTGGAGAAAATAAAGATTTTGATGATATGGATGATATAGAAACAAAAGATTTAAGATAA
- a CDS encoding SIMPL domain-containing protein, protein MFRLVDSDTYSVGNYGGINCGNKFKVFGKGTVSVKPDTAEIVIGVITENAQLEIAQAENANTTQQVINSIEGIGVLPKYIQTQNYNIRPNYDYINGTQIFRGYEVSNYLKVIIRDITFAGEIIDTAVKNGANIISGISFIVSDQTKYYYEALSLAVTDAQNKASVMSNKLKVKLNIIPIQINEQDNGNITPLTVTNLKSVSGITPIEAGENKITADIEAVFIYT, encoded by the coding sequence ATGTTTCGATTAGTAGATAGTGATACTTATAGCGTAGGCAATTATGGCGGAATTAATTGCGGTAATAAATTTAAAGTTTTTGGGAAAGGTACGGTAAGTGTGAAACCAGATACAGCAGAGATTGTAATTGGTGTCATAACAGAAAATGCACAATTAGAAATAGCACAAGCAGAAAATGCTAATACAACTCAGCAAGTTATAAATAGTATAGAGGGAATAGGAGTATTGCCTAAGTATATACAAACTCAAAATTATAATATTAGACCTAATTATGACTATATTAATGGAACTCAAATTTTTAGGGGATATGAAGTAAGTAATTATTTAAAAGTAATTATTAGAGATATTACTTTTGCAGGAGAAATAATTGATACTGCAGTAAAAAATGGTGCAAACATTATAAGTGGTATTAGCTTCATTGTTTCAGATCAAACAAAATATTATTATGAGGCATTAAGTTTGGCTGTTACAGATGCTCAAAATAAGGCTAGTGTTATGTCTAATAAACTTAAAGTAAAACTAAATATTATACCAATACAAATAAATGAGCAGGATAATGGGAACATAACTCCATTAACAGTAACAAATTTAAAATCGGTCAGTGGAATTACACCTATTGAAGCTGGAGAAAATAAAATAACTGCAGATATTGAAGCTGTATTTATATATACTTAG
- a CDS encoding 2-keto-3-deoxygluconate permease (transports degraded pectin products into the bacterial cell) translates to MKIKQSIEKIPGGMMIVPLFLGTLLKTLSPDVNKFFGGFTGNFLTGTSVILFIFFFAVGTSIDLRSSGYIARKGISLLLGKVLFAAILGIIASHLLPVNGIQTGIFSGLSVLAIIAVFNETNGGLYLGLMTSLDRKEDAAGFPFISIESGPFMTMVAMGVAGIASFPWQTLVSTLIPFIIGIALGSLDNSFRKMFSPLVPGLIPFFAFTLGFSLNFGMIIQSGFMGIFMGVAVVFISGGVLSLIDRYITKSDGVAGWAASSTAGAAVAVPYAIAQANPQFEPVAASATAIIATSVLVTSILTPIVTMYFEKRARAKGLPIKPAKYNLDLEKENDKKTA, encoded by the coding sequence ATGAAGATTAAACAAAGTATTGAAAAGATACCTGGAGGTATGATGATTGTACCATTATTTCTTGGTACATTACTAAAAACATTATCACCAGATGTGAATAAATTTTTTGGAGGATTCACAGGTAATTTTTTAACAGGAACATCAGTCATATTATTTATTTTCTTTTTCGCTGTTGGAACTAGTATCGATTTACGTTCTTCTGGATATATTGCGAGAAAGGGTATTTCTTTATTACTTGGAAAGGTTTTATTTGCAGCAATATTAGGTATAATTGCATCACACCTTCTTCCTGTAAATGGAATACAAACTGGAATTTTCTCTGGTCTTTCTGTACTAGCAATCATTGCTGTATTTAATGAAACAAATGGTGGCCTTTACCTAGGGTTGATGACATCACTTGACAGAAAAGAGGATGCAGCAGGTTTTCCATTCATTAGCATTGAATCTGGTCCTTTTATGACAATGGTAGCTATGGGAGTTGCGGGCATCGCATCATTTCCTTGGCAAACTTTAGTTTCTACTTTAATCCCTTTTATAATAGGTATTGCCCTTGGAAGTTTAGATAATAGTTTTCGTAAAATGTTTAGTCCATTAGTTCCGGGGTTAATTCCATTTTTTGCATTTACTTTAGGTTTTAGCTTGAACTTTGGAATGATTATTCAATCTGGATTTATGGGAATATTTATGGGTGTTGCAGTAGTATTCATATCTGGTGGGGTTCTAAGCCTTATTGATAGATATATAACTAAATCAGATGGTGTCGCTGGTTGGGCTGCATCTTCAACTGCTGGTGCTGCAGTTGCGGTTCCCTATGCAATAGCACAAGCAAATCCACAATTTGAACCAGTTGCAGCTTCAGCTACTGCTATTATTGCTACAAGTGTATTAGTAACTTCTATATTAACTCCTATTGTGACTATGTACTTTGAAAAAAGGGCACGTGCTAAGGGGTTACCTATTAAGCCAGCTAAATACAATTTGGATTTAGAAAAGGAAAATGATAAAAAGACTGCGTAA